From the genome of Luteibacter rhizovicinus DSM 16549:
CGCAGGCGCAGAAAGAGGCGACGGCCTTGCTCGATCGCGTCGGCCTGAGCGCTCGGCTGCGTCATCGCCCGGCCGAGATGTCCGGTGGCGAGCGTCAACGCTGCGCCGTGGCGCGTGCGCTGGTGACACGCCCGGCCTGCGTGCTCGGCGATGAGCCGACGGGCAACCTGGACGAGGCGAACGCCGCGGCGGTGTACGAGCTGATGGTCGAGCTCAACCACGAGATCGGCACGAGCTTCGTGCTGGTAACCCACGACACGCGCCTGGCCGGTCGCATGGACCGGACGCTGGAGCTGCACTCGGGCGAGCTGCACGAGCGCTGACCCTTTTAAGAACATGTGGGAGCCGCTTCAGCGGCGAAAAGCCAACGGAGCGGTGACGCTGCAACGCTAATCGCCGATGAATCGGCTCCCACAACAGCGCGGGCGATGCCTAGATGGCTCTTGTGACGACGCGCTGTGCGGCGGCCCGGCCGGCCGCGTCGGCCAGCGCGACAACGGCGTAGTTATGCCAGCCGTCGGACCAGTAATTCGCCAGCAGGCCGTTGTCCTCGCGCTCGCCGCGGGGTAGCAGGCGCCGGGCCGCTCCCGGCGGCCGCACGTAGAAACTCACCGTATGGCCGTTGCCGTCGTCGTAGAGGACCATCGCCGCCGGCCCCTGGTCGGTGGCGAAGAGCCGGCCGCCCATGGGACGGAAGCCGGCGTCGGCGAGATCGGGCAGGTGCACGGTGGCACCGACGCGTCCGGCCAGCCAGGCACGCAGATCGCCTTCATTGCCGGTGGTGATGTCCATGCCCACGCCGTGATCCACGGCGAGGAGCTGGTAGGCCTGCATGGCGTCCGCCATCGGCGCGATGGCGCCGGTGCCCATGCCGCGTGCGGCCCAGCCACCGATACCGCCCAGCGCCAGGCACAGGACCAGGCCAGCGGCCATCGCCACCCGGCTTACGCGACGATGGTGCCGCCGGTTGCGGATGACGACCGGGTCCAGGGCAGCCTCGAGGGAGGGCGCCGTACCGAGATCCCCAGCCAGCAGGGTGCGCAGTTGCTGGGCATCCTGGCGCCATGCGTGCACTTCCTCGGCGTGCTCGGCGTGGCGGCTGAGGTAACGCTCCACTTCGCCACGACGTACACCGTCGAGGTGGCCGTCGACGTAGGCGTGGATGTCGTGTTCGCTGGGAGGCGTGGTGTTCATTTCAGCAGTCGCAGGGGAGGGGCTTCGGTACTGCCGCCCTCGCCGAGCAGGCGCAGGGCGCGGCGGGCGCGGGAGAGACGGGACATGACGGTGCCGATGGGGATCTCGAGAATGTCGGCCACTTCCTGGTAGCTCATGCCCTCGACCGTGATCCAGAGCAACAGGCTGCGCTGTTCCACCGGCAGGCTGGCGAAGGCGGCCAGCGTGGAGTTGGCGATGGCGACGCGTTCGGCCGAGGGCCAGGTCGGCTCGTCCTCGTGCAAGCTGCCGAGGAACCGGGCATAACGGGTGGCGCGGCGCTTTCCATCCAGGAACAGGCGGTACAAGATCGCAAACAGCCAGGCGCGCAGACTCTCGTCTTCACGGCGAGACGCCCATTTCGAGAGGGCGCGCTCGACCGTCGACTGAACCAGATCGTCCGCCGCGAAGGGGTCACGAGCAAGCCACAGCGCGAAGCGCCGCAAACGCGGCAGCATCGGTCTGAGGGCTTCATCGATTCGCGGATCGGGCATGCCGGGCCTCTTCACCTGGGCGTTCCATCACGGTCCATCACTATCAGACGCCGTTCGGGAGGAAATATTCCCCCGGAATGGAATAAAAGTCGTGGACGTACGTCCCACACTGGAAACGCGATCCCGCGAGAAGGAGCAGGACCATGCAAGAACCCAAGAAGCGACCCCCGCCGGCCAATGTGGCCGGGCGCTGGGCACTGATAGGCCTTGTCGTCGTAGCCGCCGCCGCGGCCTTTGCCTATGTGGGCGGGTGGCTGACGCCGTCGCGCCTCACCCCGAAGCGTGTCGTCGATGCGCTACAGGCCAGTAGCGGCGAACATCCCGGCTATCGCCGGAACCATGCGAAGGGCATCTGCGTCGGTGGTTACTTCGAGGCCAGCGGTGCGCTGGCCAAGTATTCGTCGTCGCCGTTGTTCGCCAGTGGTCGCACACCGGTCGTGGGGCGCCTGGCGTTGCCGGGTGGTAACCCCTACGCCGCCGACAGCAGCGTACCGATCCGCAGCTTCGCCCTGCGATTCGATCTTGCCGATGGCGAGCAGTGGCGCACGGGCATGAACGCGATGCCGGTGTTCCCGGTCTCCACGCCGCAGGCGTTCTATGACCTGACCGTGGCGACGAGCCCGGATCCGGCCACCGGCAAGCCGAATCCGGACAAGGCCAAGGCCTTCTTCATGAGCCATCCGGAAACCGGTCCCTTCCTTGGCTGGATCAAGACGGCGAAGCCGGCGCCCAGCTACGTCGACGAGACCTACCAGAGCATCAACGCGTTCTACCTACGCGACGCGAACGGCGAGCGTCATGCCGTCCGCTGGAAGGTCGTGCCCGAAACGCCGGTCGCCGGCGACGGTGGACCCGCGGCGGGCGACACCGACTACCTCGATGCCGACCTGACCCGGCGCCTGGCCCAGGGGCCTGTGCGCTGGCACCTGCAGATGATCCTCGCCGCGCCTGGCGACCCGGTCGACGACGCCACGAAGGCGTGGCCGGACGACCGGCAGACGATCGACGCGGGTGTGGTCGTGATC
Proteins encoded in this window:
- a CDS encoding anti-sigma factor family protein; amino-acid sequence: MNTTPPSEHDIHAYVDGHLDGVRRGEVERYLSRHAEHAEEVHAWRQDAQQLRTLLAGDLGTAPSLEAALDPVVIRNRRHHRRVSRVAMAAGLVLCLALGGIGGWAARGMGTGAIAPMADAMQAYQLLAVDHGVGMDITTGNEGDLRAWLAGRVGATVHLPDLADAGFRPMGGRLFATDQGPAAMVLYDDGNGHTVSFYVRPPGAARRLLPRGEREDNGLLANYWSDGWHNYAVVALADAAGRAAAQRVVTRAI
- a CDS encoding RNA polymerase sigma factor, translated to MPDPRIDEALRPMLPRLRRFALWLARDPFAADDLVQSTVERALSKWASRREDESLRAWLFAILYRLFLDGKRRATRYARFLGSLHEDEPTWPSAERVAIANSTLAAFASLPVEQRSLLLWITVEGMSYQEVADILEIPIGTVMSRLSRARRALRLLGEGGSTEAPPLRLLK
- a CDS encoding catalase family peroxidase; translated protein: MQEPKKRPPPANVAGRWALIGLVVVAAAAAFAYVGGWLTPSRLTPKRVVDALQASSGEHPGYRRNHAKGICVGGYFEASGALAKYSSSPLFASGRTPVVGRLALPGGNPYAADSSVPIRSFALRFDLADGEQWRTGMNAMPVFPVSTPQAFYDLTVATSPDPATGKPNPDKAKAFFMSHPETGPFLGWIKTAKPAPSYVDETYQSINAFYLRDANGERHAVRWKVVPETPVAGDGGPAAGDTDYLDADLTRRLAQGPVRWHLQMILAAPGDPVDDATKAWPDDRQTIDAGVVVIDSAQPQANGPCRDVNYDPTILPHGIEISGDPIIVARSAAYAVSYLRRTGEEGHLPGTAHPKEDQR